A stretch of DNA from Hydra vulgaris chromosome 03, alternate assembly HydraT2T_AEP:
ccacaaatgtgtgaaaatttacagtagttaagacattcgcaacttcctgtaatttaatttttggtataaattgaagttttattaatttgatcattcatttctgatgaatctttgttgatgaaacacagtgtcaaatggaaaaaatttttgttaagtgatttccTACTAAtatataattgctctgttcttttaagaacattaagcacTCAATTGTGTAGAATActttttatagttgtttaaatttatatatatatatatatatatatatatatatatatatatatatatatatatatatatatatatatatatatatatatatatatatatatatatatatatatatatatatatatatatatatatatatatatatatcactaaaTCACAATTAAACATCAACCAAGAAAAAGTATAtccataaaactgtttaagatactatcccattcaaactaattttttaaaccaatgtgTGCTGGCAAAAGATGACTATTCACGTTAAAAAGATGATTAATCACATTGCGTGTGATAAATAACTAAATgaatagattattattttatctattttgctGTTTCATACGAAATTGAGgaactttttcctttttaacatatgttttcAGCTACCCCCTCCCccaattttttggtattttaccatccatatcttctttgagcccctgtctgtttattatttatatatttctaattaaatttttttttttgtgaaaggGAGTTgtagtttatataaacaaattgtagattgtataaacaaaaaaaaaaaagtttatgagaTTTTCAGTTGTATACCGTGGTCCctatttatacaataaaataattccacaaaatatagaacttactaAATTGCATAATCCTATTGacctaaagaaaaaactaaaagatttcataattaacaaaacgaatTCTATCggtatgtattaaaaaataaaatgaataaataaaaaaaaatgaaaaaaagaaaaacattaaaaaagaataaatatagttatataaaattttaatgaacagTAGACCTCAAAAAGTTAATGTGTGTttcataaatttactttttaaacctaaaaatacCCTAGCCCTGTCGTGCGACGGACaagtgaattttttcaaaatgcatgggttaatagccagcactttataatataaaccacgaacttttaaacttattattttaatttaatatcaaacACGCATGCGTAAAACAACATTGTTATCGTTCTTTAGATATTGTAAATATGTGTGGtggacatttatataaactggagacatgtaaatattatttgaacaacCCTAGTAACgaacatgtatttttttatcaaaataatataaatttaaaaaacttttatatactcATTGATATTATAAAACTGCATTCCCTCGATATAGAGCAAAACATCGAGGCATGTGGAATTGCTGTTTGGTTCAATTTGTTTcaagaaatattaataaaaactcaatattttttttcaaattattatttagatttaaattttgcacAAAATAGTCTCAATAGTTTTATAACTTAAGCTTTGGAAAgttattttaatctatttttgattaatttaataataaagatttcaaattaaaatcaagttCGATTGcaataatatcattaaaaattttttacttagttttattttactgtATTCATTTTCTTTATCCAAGATATTAGTTTcgaataataaataagttataacattttatcaaaatgtcGTAATTAACCATtgctactatatataaatattatatatactcattttatttatacacttGGTCGTTGTAAAAttgtatatagaaaatataaaaatattaacttttacaaatttacaataataaacaatattaacaaGGCCGTGTTGCTAGGACGTTAATTTAGTGAAAATAGgcaccaaagaaaaaaaaaaaaaaaaaaaaatttagcataaaCCTTTATAAAGACTGACAAATATATAGACAGCgtatcttcaaaaaaaaactccttGCATGtgtaaatttgataaaataataaatagttaataaaaaatagtttgtattATCATAGTTCCTCAAATATCTGTCCAAATGTTTTTGGTCAGTGGAAAGACTTAATTCACTGTATCGGACGTTCCACTCAAACAAAATGGTAACTCAATTAGTTTTTGCAGATGAACTAGAACCATTTTGTGactaaaataatattcaaaaaatatgatttatcTAAGGTGTTtcgacgatatatatatatatatatatatatatatatatatatatatatatatatatatatatatatatatatatatatatatatatatacatacatttatacatatatgtatatatatatatatatatatatatatatatatacatataaattagtaaaaaacacttatctaacttTTTCTTATAGAGTTCATATAAAAACGAAGTTTTTGTATGAACTCTATAAGAAAaagttagataagtgttttttactaatttatatgtatatatatatatatatatatatatatatatatatatatatatatatatatatatatatatataacttactCTATAAGCAAAGAGTTCATATAAAAACGTAAAATATAGCactggaaaaaaaagaaagaacttttttttccagtgctatattttatatttttttttaaaagttaaaacatttttattagtgttgataaataaaataaattcaaaagaatACGCTTAATAGCAAgcttttattgattaaaagaaaaacaaaatttattaaaatcttgtaattatcaactaaaaaattaagaaacttgggatggtttttaattttttattaaaaaataacttggtAAGTTTTTCCTGCTGctttaaaagtgtaaaaaaaaaaggaaatagaaaaagaaaaaaagacaacCTTGCGTaagagaaataataaaattgaaatcttttaatttcaaaaagtattatgAAGTTATATTTTACAATGTTCTGCGATTATGCTCGTACGATTAACGGTTGCATAAAGGAAATACTCAGCTCGTGTTATTGGCCAACATAACACGCAGATGTTATTGTCACATCTAaatattacttaattatttatttattcgcCCATGAACAAacaatcagaaataaaaaaaaattaaataaataacactttactgctttttattttagttaaaaaacattatatcgCTGTTTAAACATGTTTGTAAGAATTTCCATTACCGTAAAATCCCCAAAGTTCGGTCACCATGTAACTTCTGtcattatttatatcatattcTGACTCGTGAGTAAGAATcataaaaaacgtttatttgAAATCTACTGAAAATATTtcgtttgcaaaaaaataattttgaaattatgcaAACGATTGAAATCTAATATAAGCAGAGTGTTGATCAATTAATTtagtattactattattatgAATGAAGAATTACTATTATTATGAATATcaccaataataaaaaaaaattcttttcaaatattaaGTACTCTTTTTCTTCCAAACCAGTGCTACTATAACTTCTATactatatactgtatatatactatatacaatatatatatatatatatatatatatatatatatatatatatatatatatatatatatatatatatatatatattatgttagtgtattttacaaatagagtgctcaatgttcttaaaggacagagcaataataaattagtaaaaaacacttatataacttttttctacAACTTTAGGTTTTCACCATTGTTCGATCATCAGGAAGAGTTactatatcttaaaaaaaattcaatttgtagaaaaaaatattttacaggaaattattaattattataactaaaaaaaaaaaaaaaaaatttttttaattgctatatttttttggttaacGGGAAGTTACAGaatgtaattattaaataaatttctttggGATGGGGATAATTTAATTtggtcatttgtttttataatattttaggaggtatttatttttgtgcctacatttagaaattaattcagattttttatctaataaattttcGTTATTTAAATGAGtaattatttcaagtttttcttGCAAACATAGCatacattttttggaaatgttaTTATTGGCAGGGGCAGATTTTAGAATAGAccattgtaaattaaaattttaatttttttattttaaatcccaaatatattttgacagcatagtctcttttgaacattttttgaatatatatatagatatattacatgtatatatatatactatataaaaaatatagtatatatatacatatatatactatattttttatcaaaattattattgtaaaaaaaaaattttctaaattgaatttaatgatcttatttcatagttttatcattaaaatgatGTAGAAAACtagtattaataatttcaaataatgttaaatttgtGATATTGTAATATGCTAATGGTGTGTTAAAGAGATGATAAATTTGTTATACTGTAATATGTTATTGGGATCTTAAATGCGTAATATTGCAACGTGTTGATTGGAATATATACAGTGACCGAATCTATGAGATGGTTCAGTCAAACTAGCTgttattgtttgaaataaaatatcaagttttttattaccttatttttacaatataaattaacGGTATATTTGTCTGTAAtattcagaaaaagaaaactaaaaaatgttaattaatgcCTGAGATGTGAATGTTCAAAGCATAAGTTTATGCAagtcatataaaataaaatgcttttcatggttttatttaagtttttttcactgttcttttgtttgtttgtttttataataatatctgTTGAGTTGCATATGGGTGGGTatcatttatattctttatgcgttttttacattttacactTGAAATgccctaaaaaaataaatatatggtAAACTAATTTGTTTGACCAGCTTAgtaaattatgaaatatatattgcaggtgttgtatttatatttacatagcaaaatacttaaaaagttgcaaaatacttattttttcgttttcaaTTTGCAATCTTACAGATACGAGAAAGacttgacaataaaaaaaataataaaatgaatcattttattgttattttggtAATTATTTTTCCTGTTTTTATTATCAGTTGCGCCGCTTAtcatagttttataattaattaatagcTAATCATTGGTTATGATgcttaatataattttcataattaattagtaattaatcGTTGGTTATCACGttccatataaaaaatatattacgtGTCTTACTTACTCAGTCACAAAACtttgctatttaaattaaatcgtGTCAAGTGGTTTTGCTTTAACTTTAGGCTTTATCTGCTGTCGTTACCTTCGCAAATGCTGAATGCGACAAAAAACAATGTCGCATGTTTTGCAAATTTGGATTTCAACAGGATGAAAACGGATGCGACATCTGCAAGTGCGGTAAggaagaaactttttttcaaaactttattcttttaatttataaattaaacacttttttattttataaaactgaccattctttttttgtgtaaaatcgacaatttttaaaatctaaaatgttttctttttagctGAAGCACCTGAAAAAAGTGAGtagcttttaaatatttttatttaataaattttattttaactttaatattcttatttaatatttaatatataatagttatgtaataactttatgttttaattttttttcattattatgaaaagaaaactGTTCATCCAAATGTTGTTGttactgttgttgttgttgttgttgttgttgatcttgttgttgttgttgatgttgttgttgttgttgttgttgttgttgtttatatattttattgataaaagttcttgaagctttaaaaaaaaaaattattttgtaggATGCAACAATAGACAGTGCAAAATGCTTTGTCCTGAAGGTTTTCAAGTAGATGCAAACGGTTGCCAGATATGCCGCTGCAAaagtatttttcttatatattcattaaactaataaataataattaaaaaatcatttgcataaaatttttaattaataaaatcgtACAAATTTTAGGATCTGCTCTAGAGGCACCAGAAAAAAGTAAGTGCTACagataattttatatgttttgcaataagtagtttttcttttaagctttatatcaaaatatattttaaacatttaaacgcgaattattttgaattcatttttCAGAGTGCGACGgtttaaaacaatgtaaaatgAACTGCGAAAATGGATTTGTCAGAGATGAAAACGGTTGCCCAAAATGCGAATGCAGTAGTACGTTGTTGGTGTTGTTACTCAAAATATGCATCATTACATACTTTACATCACGTGTATAAATTCCTGACCTAATAAATGtcgatttaaaaattttttatttccaatttcttttgtttttagaatgTAAACAATTCCAATGTTTGATATTTTGCCCCCACGGAAATGAAGTCGACGAAAACGGCTGCAAAACATGCAAGTGCAAAGGTaaggccaaaaaaaaaatagtttaatgcaacactgaaatttttttttaactaatacatGCTTTAAAAAAGGGCTGGAAATACAATTGTAAATattccaaattattttttaaacttatatttttaattttataatgctctttagaattaaaaacttcaaagttaagtaatttaaaagttatgaatgaaaaaagttattaattttttgttttcatttcactttttgtttttatttcaatttttgtttttatttcactttaGCTGCTCCAGAAAAAAGTAGgtcgaaatttttttatatttttatcatttttttttgtgtttataaaattcatttttgtttaactacttATAagcttttgtattaaaaatttaagttattaagctttttccaaaaatttcaaaataaaataaacttctaagttatctaatttttatgaacattttttaatcatatttttaaaaaaattatataatgtttaattatatttttaagaaaaatgcaaCGACTTAAAACAATGTAGAATGCACTGCGAAAACGGGTTCGTCAAAGATGAAAACGGTTGCAAGAAATGCGAGTGCAACagtaagtttagttttattgcAATATGAATGTTTCAGTAGTCTGTCTAtggtttatatatttgttattcatgatcttaaatttaaaaaaaaaaaaattttactcattagctgtgctctgtgacaagactcttaggtcttcttgggcatttaataaaaatataaaaaaatagtaaataaaattttatgatttttatattagtcttttattattttagaatgcaaaaatttcatttgtcaaattttttgcGAATACGGAAACGTTGTTGATGAAAACGGTTGTAAAATATGCAAGTGTAACAGCAAGCCTTGAAATTATCTTTGCTCtgtagataatttttaaatttgatgtttAAAGGCATTGATTCATCGATGTTTATCTGTATTTTGTATTAGTCATgagtaacttttttaattattaacttttatcgTGTTTTCTATATCCCTAACCCTACAACCAAAATTCTTGAGAGGTTGTGCAAGTTTTCAAAAGTtaagaatttatatttacagataatctgaaactataaattaaatatatttttattcaacaaataCTTTATTTGAACGCATTATTCAACGAGGTTTAGAGTATTGTAcatgtaatatataaaagatcATATGAGAACCTGgaatataaactatattataataaataaatataaaatataaactatgaAATAATATGTGAAAAGTAATAATACGTAATATGATAATAAATACgtgatataataataaatacgtggtataataataaatacatgatataataaataaaataataaatgaaaataaactacaaaataatacgtataaactataaaataatacgTGCaagaaactataaaataatacgtataaactataaaataatacgTATAAACTATGAAATAATACGTGCaagaaactataaaataatacgTGATAAATACCTATCCTCAACCTTTTAAAGTAcacctttaataatattgttcatttaataaagtatgATAGTTGAAACATTACtcataaatcaatttttatataaatgcaatttatatCCTTGCATGACTAAACgaccaataaatttttttattaaacttgactctaattatttttttaaaaaccttgaaCAGCAACTAATCTCATCGTGCATTTTAGGGAAACTTTTTTCAATcactaaaatgcttttttattcgATCACTAAAATGCAATTGGtgaaacaaattacttttaaagtgCAAGATTTttggagttttaaaaaatataccaaaCTTAACACAAAATAggctgttaaaaaaattaatgaaatgaaACACTGAATGAAACCAAATACTtggcatatttttaaacatgacATTGAACAAACATGTCTTTGATGATAGCAACCATCATCAATTTACCttgctttaacaaaaaaaaatcttaaaaagaatttataaatccGATCATGAACTTAATAGTGCTTCAAAATTAGCGTAAAAAAGTAAGCGTAAAAATCTTTTGCTGTTTTATTCGTTTCCATTGTTTCTGTAGCTTCATCCTTCTGTTGTTTCATCCTTCTATTGtttcttctttttgttgtttcatCCTCTTGTTGTTTCATCATTTGTTGTTTCATCCTTCTGTTGATTTATCATGTTGACAgtcaagtaattttttgaataatggagttaattgtttgttattatcattttcaataaacatcCTTTGTCTAGTTTATAGATTTTCTCTTTCTCCACtgctttactaaataaatttctttgaatttaACTTAGAGAGGGTATAAATGGAAGAACTCTAAATTATgaattgttgtttataaaaataaagtcagGATCGGCAAATTATAATTGCCTCAACCTGTTCTCTAAATATTGATGTGATGGATCCTCCAGGCCAAGTGAGTATAAGCAAACTCTACCGGAAGATAACAAACAAATGATGCTCATTTATTTATAGTGTCCCTTGTACCACTGCAActagtaaaaaaagaaacttctgTAGTTATATGGCAGAAC
This window harbors:
- the LOC100201633 gene encoding antistasin-like isoform X1 translates to MNHFIVILALSAVVTFANAECDKKQCRMFCKFGFQQDENGCDICKCAEAPEKRCNNRQCKMLCPEGFQVDANGCQICRCKRSALEAPEKKCDGLKQCKMNCENGFVRDENGCPKCECSKCKQFQCLIFCPHGNEVDENGCKTCKCKAAPEKKKCNDLKQCRMHCENGFVKDENGCKKCECNKCKNFICQIFCEYGNVVDENGCKICKCNSKP